GAATGCCATTTAAAGCAGGATGTTTTGATGGAGCAATTAGTATTTCTGCATTACAATGGTTATGTAACGCAGATAAAAATTCACATGATCCATCAAGacgattatataaatttttttctaCCTTGTTTTCATGTTTGTCGAGATCAGCTAGAGCTGTGTTTCAATTTTACCCTGAAAATAGCGAACAGATTGAATTAATTACAACACAAGCAACAAAAGCAGGCTTTTATGGAGGTGTGATTGTAGATTTTCCAAACAGTACTAAAGCAAAAAAATACTTTTTAGTTTTAATGACAGGTGGACCTTCTGTTCTTCCACAAGCTTTAGGTGTGAATGAACTTAACTCAAATGTCTCTTACACATCTAGAAGGTTAAGTTTCACATAACTTTGATTTATGTTAAATTATTACCcagtttctaattttattataatttcatcTCTGTTTCTTCAGGGAACGGATGAAGAAAACCAAAGGTAAATATCTGAAGAATAGTAAAGAGTGGATtattgaaaagaaagaaagacgtCGAAGACAAGGAAGGAAAGTTCCAGAAGATTCAAAATATACTGGAAGGAGAAGATGCGGGAGATTTTGATAAACACTAGTCTGGTCCTCATTCATTTCTGAATTTCTAGTTTGAGAGAATAAGTATTTATTTACTAAACAGGCACAGGCATATTTGACTTTGTTCTTTAAAAATGAATTGTTcataataaaaagaaacaacTTGACCTCTTTCAGATCTTTTGTCTTCTACATTTTCAACATTtatacattaaaagaaaaatataagagaataataaaaatatatagatattgtaaaacaattaaaatttaccatttgaatatttattgtataaagACAAACAAATATGTAGTTAACACTCCTTGTTCTATATACGTATTTAAAAATTGTCTACCTTATATTGCACAGTAATTTAATCAGGTAATAAGAATTTAGCCATACTTTTGTGAACATCAGGGTGTAAAGTTTTTTTAAGTTCTTCTCTATCTAACCAACAGTGCTTTACATTGGGAGAAATATTTCCACTTATATATTTTGCtaaaaagtagaaaattttTGCTCCATTTTGGCCTTTCTCTTGTATATATCTAGGATActtatattgataaaatccaATTGGTGCATTGCCATAAAATTGTACTTTGATGTTATTTCCACATAATTCTTGTACAGTTCTATATGCAGTCTGAAGTGatagaaacaaatattttgttGGTATCTACacaaaataaattgtaaaacaaaaataaaagttaTGTAGTTCTTACTTGTATCATAGTTTCTCTATGTCTTCTTATACTTTGTGGGGGAATCCAGAAATTAGAATCGCCAACTTTTTGCTCTACTAATAACATTAAATTTTTATCTAGCTTGCGTTTCAGTGATACAATTGCATTATCTTCTTCAATTTCTATAATTACAGAAGTTGAATGTAGAAGGTATTACAATTAccatttggaaaaataaaatcatACATAGATACATACCACTTATTCTTGAAGCAAATTTAAAGTTTTTGAATTCTTCTTCCCAAGAATCTTCAATGTCTTGTATTGTTTCTTTAGAAATAATATTGTCTGTTTTTCCAGCAGATGCCTGTGTTTTCTGACTTTTGCCCTCTTGTTTTCGTATTTCAAAGTCTGATATCATACTGTTTTCATATTCTTTCTGTTGTAGCATGTTTTGGTATCTTGCTTCTATATCTAGCATAGGTTTTGTAATTACTGGATGACGTTCTAAGCAAACAGCACTTAATAAATCCCATTTTTCTATAACGTCTATGTCTTCTTGCTCTGATAATGTTCGAGATATAACCTTAGATGTTGATGAAATACCTATGTCAAGGGGTTTCTTTAAAGGATGGCTTAATAAGATTGCACGACaataaaatatattcgatcaatttataaaaaacattttaaataataaagacAGCTACAACAAATTAAAATACAACTTACCTGGTGTTAAAAAAGATAAACCATTTGATGTGCGTAAtgttaaaattcttctaaacaTCATTATTCCATACTTTGAGAAAAGAAAAGttaaaagtatattttttaattaaaaaataaagataaataaataacaaatagtAGTAGAAACTTTCACAAAACTATATATTTGCAGTAATGTTGAATTTCCGGCAactacaatttttaaattataaagtaATTGATACAGTGATCACAGTACCACAGTATGATACTATAGCTATTATAGCTTATGTCGCATTCTCATGATTTTCCTAATTTCATTGACAATCCGATATTATTCAAAGGACTTTCTTTAACAAAAACAACACGGTACAAAAGCATAGAAATTAGAGATATACACAAGCATATCCCTTTTCACAAAAGTGAAAGTTTGACATTTGTTttaatatagtgataaaaataaacaacataTATACATTAAGTGCATTCTTTCATGTTATTGTCATAACTTCTTCTTCCAAATATCAACTTGAACACTATTTTATGAACACTATTACGCGATATGATATCAATCAATTTTACAATGTAACGTATGAAAAGAATTGATAAATATTACTGCATTTTACAATAAACTGTCACCACAGAATCAAAAAGTAAGTTGTCTAGATTTACTTGAAACAAAAAATCCGCTTATTATCattctattattgttattattcttATTTTAATGACTCCTGATTCTTTATATAAACGACTATGAACGAATAGCAGGCTTAAAAAATATGGTATTTTacctaatataatattaattataatatattatgattaatattataataatatgagCACTAGCTGATTTATTTACATGATTGACAATAACATAAatattctttctcttttcacATGAAATTGATGTTGATCTGGTATAAGTTGAATATATGTCTTAAAGGACGAATACAATCCATATCGTAAGGATTTTGAAATAAAAGACAAAAAATAAAAGcataatttacataaaataaagaTCATCATGATTGGACCAGATTTACCAGAAATACCACTACCTTTGAAAAATATACAGCAGTATCTAAAGATAGCATCACAGCATGACCAACGAGATCCTGTTGTTGGTTATTGGTGTATGTATTTAGTTTCAATTTAAACTATGTATAAAGAATAATTGTTACAAGTAAAAATCACTTTAAAAGTGGAATTATGAATTTTTGTCACAGGTCGGGTGTATGCCTTCCAAACAGGATTTAAGTTATCAACCAAAACTgcaaaagaaacaaattttttaatggaATTAATGGATTGGTTAGAAAAAACTAAAAAGAAATTACACGATAATGAAGCTATTACAAATGATGTAGCTGCCCAGGCTCATTTAGAGAATTGGGCATTGAAGCTATTTCTTTATGCAGATAAAAATGACAGAGCTGCTAATTTTGAAAAGAACGTAGTAAAGAGCTTTTTTACAGCTGGATTACTTTACGATGTATTAACTGTGTTTGGAGAGCTAACTGAAGAAGCTATACAAAATAGGAAATATGCCAAATGGAAGGCTGCATATATTCACAACTGCCTGAAGAATGATGAAACACCAATTCCAGGACCCATGCAAGAGGGTAATGAGAATGatgatttgaataaaaatatggAAGAAGGTAAAGAAAACtataaataatagtatatacaTATGCACTTTATATTCagaaaaaatatgtacatatatagatacatatgcatatgtatgttttataattatgtaatatatttatttctttgtgtAACAACAAAGgcttatattttaatacaacaaCAAAATTCTATCATTTTGTTCTATTTCGTCTTTTTCATTACAGATTCACTAATAACAGAGGCAAAAGAAGATGATACATCAAACGCAGGCGAATTAATCGGTACCCGTAATACTAACCCGTCTGACGCAGTATGTGGTACAACAATTAAAGACAGTATCGACAAATGGTCTTCTGGCAATAAAGATTGCAAAACTCTTATGGAAACAGAAGGTATATTGAAAGAtagtaattcaattaaattGTATGGAACACTTCACGACTTCGCATGTCAGCCTTGCACAGGAGCCATGCTAATCTTCTTTGTATCATTCCAATTTTGGTACATATATGTACTGCTGAATCAAGTAccaatattatgttattacgtatttgCGTTTGTTAACTGTACATATTTAACAGGTGGAGTTGAATTGTCAGTGGAGCAAATTGGCAAAGcacaaaaatttattaaatgggCTGGAAGTGCTTTAAATTACGACGATGTGCCTACAACTGTATTGAATCTTCGAAAGGCTTTACATCTCTTAACCACTGGTCAAGAACTTGAATGATCAAAACTAAGCTTGAAAATGTTGATGAAATGGATTATTTCATCTAAtctgataaataataaattttattgctTCTAAACAATAAAGTAGATACGAATATTTatgatttaattaatacaaaAGTAAAAATGATAAGTTATTTATTTGAATTGTTCACATTATTACAGCCACACTGAATTAaacatatttttgaaatataaatttgttttgTAGAGGCGTataaaatcgatattattatttaaacttGTATTATTGTAATGATTGATATTGTAGtttcgaatatatatatatatacatatatatatatatatatatatatatatatatatatcgtcaaattttaatatcacaaaacaaattattatacattagTGAATCTATAAAGATTTTCACataaaaaaagataattaaaaGTTCAGAATGGATCTTggtaaaatgaaaattacaatGAAAATGAATTTCTTTTCTATTGTAGTCAAATGTCTAAACTGACTTAGTTCTGTGTGTGTCTGTGCGAGTGTGCgcacgcgcgcgcgtgtgtgggTGAATGTGTGGGTGCGCCAGATTCATAAATGGTTTTTGTACCATTTCACGTAATTAATACTTTAATACTTTGTAATTAAAGTATTATCGTACATACACGTGAGTGTGCTTTACCACGTGTTTCTTCGctattttaattttcatattaccTCGTAGGtatctttatttaattcaattatcttTGTCGATTGCAAActtaatatttgaaataacaaatacattttttttcttataaaataaaGAGATATCAGCAAAccatctttaattaaatcaaagttatACATCTTACGATAGTGGTTTAGTTTTAATCGCTAATAATAGGAAGTGCGTTCGTATTGCTTAAACTGTTTGtacgaataatttttaatttgtacaTTTTTAGTCGCTCTTGTGAAAATACGtgtttttttcttaaaaaaaaaaagaagtaaaagtATGGATGCGAAGAAAACACGCATGTGCATTACACTGCAACgatattcttttatcgttatCGTCTAAGGGCATTTACATCTTAATACGATATCAAGGAGAACACATTGATTCAATTGGCAGTTAATACCTTGTGCTTGAGCTAGTATTTCATGATTCTTTGCCGTTGATTAAATTCTTATAATGTTgactaataataatagaaattcaTAGCTCTCGAGGTACTCGAGATTTAGAACGCTTTGAACAAATTCGAGTGCTGTCAGCACGAAAAAGTAACTCGTGATGAAACGTAATAGAATTGAAGCATAACTTTGAAAGAGAGCATTTGATATGAGACGTAAGAAACCATACACATAAAATTAATATCGCGGAGCATAAGGAATTAAAGATCGAACGAAATACTTCTTTGCTGCGTGTATGGAAAATTATTTCATCGTGATTATTACGTGGTACGTAGACGATAACTGACATGATAACCAAAGTCTTAATCGTGCGAATACGTAAAAGAATCTCGAATTCAATCTTGTTTTTTACTTTTATCATCTACACCATTCGCCGTTACCGGTTGCGTATCCTCTCGTCTAAGTTGCCAATCTATTACTAGTCGGCCTGTTAGCATGAAAAAAAATACCTAAAAAGcaaatatatagttatatttttataagtaTCTGTTCTGTTTAATATATCGATttcttttacaaattttattttaatcttaCCAACGCTGGCGCAATCCTTTCAAACTTGTCATTCACCATGTAGTGAGAGTACACAGCCATTAACATCAATAATAGTAATATCGTGTTCGAtgcattttttattttgtctGAAAGAAAtcggggaaaaaacaaagcagATAATACGTAGTTGAGGTAATGTTTCTAAGAGGAAAAGTTACCCTAATGCTAGCGTATGCAGCTAATTCGTATATTTTAAAGGAAAGCGGaacgaaatattattttaattatataaaaaaaaatgttctcTTACGACTTGGAACTATAGCCATTGCGAGTCCGCAAATAATTTCAAGCGATCCGACAACTCTTCTGTACCATTTACTTGGTACTTTAAAGTCCAGCGTACCGGACAGTGGAAATACCTTTGCGTATTTCACATATTCTTTTCTCTGTGAACATGATAAaaaaatcgattaattaattcgtGTAACAGACATAAAAATGGTAGTGGAGGAACGAATCGGGTTGAGAAAAGAACGAAACGTTCTTATGAAGAAAATTGTCACAATTTCAACCTGGTAAACATATGCTGGCACTTGAAGCAATATTTTTGGCGCGTCACCAAGCGGTTGGTTGATAGTTTACTATAACTTTGGACATTGGGTAACAACGAGGGACGAAAATAATCTTCTAACGAGATTCATCGAAGTGAGCgaattaaattcaattttcatcacATTTCAAAAAAATTTCGGATACTCGAACTTTcacaatattaatttattttatctctTGTTCAGAAATATAGAAGCGAAGGAAACTTAAATAACGATATGAAATAAACACTTATTAATAACGGGCATTTGAttatattttttgataaaatCTGAAGCTCTTCCTTcgttcctctcgtttcgtttccgaaTTTGTACACAAAAACTATTATAGATTCATATTTTTCCTTAATTTTCTTTGCTtatttttcattgtattttCTGTCACGTATTTttgttgaaattttaaaaaattgcgtAAGTATTAGGAAATCAAGAAAAATGGTAAAGATAAACAAATATCTATATAAGGAAACATAAAGtgtgaaaaaaaaggaaagataagAAATATACGTAGATATATAAAAACACgtgtattttttatttgatacataaaaattgcaGAAACTAAACAGCCTGTTGTtatatattttggatatttagGTAGAGAGCGAAATATCAATTgtcattaaaaaataaagaaggagTAAACGTTAAAAAGAACAGAGGGTATAGAAGGAATGATTGATAAAGTTGACAGGCTGTCATAACAACGCATAGTTAACACGCGGTGCGTCTAACAGACGAAGGCTAGACACACCAGAAGAGAAAAGGTGAAAATAAGAATGTTTTACGTGATACAACGATCACTgagaataaaaataacaaagaatGATATTTCAAAGACAAATGAAAAACAAAAATGAATGTTAGACAAGGGTGAAAATCCCGATTGAATGTCAATTGAACATGAGAGTAGGGTGAATGTTACATAATTATAGAGCAACTGCTCACCAAGTCCTTGTGAAGATCCTTACTAATATGAGAAGTCAGCTTCATAGTACCGACGAAAACGAAGAATATCCCAAGAAGAACTGAGAGAGACTTTAGGACGATCGAGCCCATAATTCGACAGCTGAACACCGTTAGCGACACGAACGTGTTAGACGTACGGAGGAATCGATTCGGAATCTAGACTGGACGAATGATTCGTAGCCGCGAATTCGTTACGCGCGACTCGTGCAATCTCGGTAAACTGtctttttctgttttttcttctgtttttccctttttcctttttttcctttttatttttatttttttttttgcttttctcctatttttctttcaacTACACATATCTACAgagtttataaatatattcgtTCAACGTTAGTGTTTTAAACTATTATTCGAATCGTACTTAGTACTAATTAGATACTATGTATGTACACGATATAGTAGCAATGTTCATActtgttcttttctttctctttcggtTTGATTTGGCCTATTCCGACTGCGACAGCGCATAACGTGTGCGATACTAGGACGCAGTGCGTCGTGTCGCGTCGTGTCTCGCCGTATCGTATCGCGACCCACTGCGTCGCCGTTACCCTCTTTCTTACAATGTAATTGGTGGTGGTCTTTCTAGAGACACGTCGTATAATCGTCATAGGCTATTGTAATTTTAACTAGTACCTCCTGCCTTTATAATATGCAATCTCTGTTGTCTCTTCACAGATCCCAATTACAGTTTGAGCAGGGTGCAATGACACGAATTAGAATAATAAAACGTATTCTTTtgataaaatagataaaatatcGTATGATTTATTGACGAAAGAAACCAgtgttgcatatattttctcTCGCTAATCTTCGCTAATCTCTCTAGTGTGACAGTCTATTACTCTGAATCTTGCAAATGTATCAATTCGTATTATCgaatttgcaaattacattGAGAAATCAAAGGTAAAAGGCAATttgattgaaatttattttaattaacacGTTCGACGAAAAATCCTATTCTTTACATTACAATTTACATcaatatatcgtaaaaatataaaacaccCATTTAGAAGCGAAAATTGTTATTTCATGTACATTATATCTTTTATGCATTATTTACAAAAGTTTATATACCATCCTCTCTAATAATAATGACGCTATTTTTATGTATTGATTAATTTTTGAGAATGTAAACATTTCGAGTAATCGCATTGTATATTTCTATCTTGGAAGAATCACGTTCCTCAATATATGAATGTACTATacaattcattattaatattatcatcATAATGGTAAGAATAATAAATGAGTAATAATGATCAATGCTCATTAACATTTATCATTATTACTTTTGAATATTActgctgttattattatttatttgtagCTTTAATGATTGATCAACTCGTGTTTGCCATACCATGGCCATTTGTTTTTACAATATTTGT
Above is a window of Bombus affinis isolate iyBomAffi1 chromosome 5, iyBomAffi1.2, whole genome shotgun sequence DNA encoding:
- the LOC126916412 gene encoding probable 18S rRNA (guanine-N(7))-methyltransferase; translation: MSKRPEHLAPPELFYNESEAQKYTQNSRMIDIQNQMCRRAIELLLLPEDKTSLLLDIGCGSGLSGSVIEEDEHVWIGIDISSAMLGVALEREVEGDLILGDMGQGMPFKAGCFDGAISISALQWLCNADKNSHDPSRRLYKFFSTLFSCLSRSARAVFQFYPENSEQIELITTQATKAGFYGGVIVDFPNSTKAKKYFLVLMTGGPSVLPQALGVNELNSNVSYTSRRERMKKTKGKYLKNSKEWIIEKKERRRRQGRKVPEDSKYTGRRRCGRF
- the LOC126916413 gene encoding 39S ribosomal protein L46, mitochondrial; translated protein: MMFRRILTLRTSNGLSFLTPGISSTSKVISRTLSEQEDIDVIEKWDLLSAVCLERHPVITKPMLDIEARYQNMLQQKEYENSMISDFEIRKQEGKSQKTQASAGKTDNIISKETIQDIEDSWEEEFKNFKFASRISEIEEDNAIVSLKRKLDKNLMLLVEQKVGDSNFWIPPQSIRRHRETMIQTAYRTVQELCGNNIKVQFYGNAPIGFYQYKYPRYIQEKGQNGAKIFYFLAKYISGNISPNVKHCWLDREELKKTLHPDVHKSMAKFLLPD
- the LOC126916411 gene encoding vacuolar protein sorting-associated protein VTA1 homolog, giving the protein MIGPDLPEIPLPLKNIQQYLKIASQHDQRDPVVGYWCRVYAFQTGFKLSTKTAKETNFLMELMDWLEKTKKKLHDNEAITNDVAAQAHLENWALKLFLYADKNDRAANFEKNVVKSFFTAGLLYDVLTVFGELTEEAIQNRKYAKWKAAYIHNCLKNDETPIPGPMQEGNENDDLNKNMEEDSLITEAKEDDTSNAGELIGTRNTNPSDAVCGTTIKDSIDKWSSGNKDCKTLMETEGGVELSVEQIGKAQKFIKWAGSALNYDDVPTTVLNLRKALHLLTTGQELE
- the LOC126916420 gene encoding novel acetylcholine receptor chaperone encodes the protein MGSIVLKSLSVLLGIFFVFVGTMKLTSHISKDLHKDLRKEYVKYAKVFPLSGTLDFKVPSKWYRRVVGSLEIICGLAMAIVPSHKIKNASNTILLLLMLMAVYSHYMVNDKFERIAPALVFFFMLTGRLVIDWQLRREDTQPVTANGVDDKSKKQD